Proteins found in one Ovis aries strain OAR_USU_Benz2616 breed Rambouillet chromosome 19, ARS-UI_Ramb_v3.0, whole genome shotgun sequence genomic segment:
- the PLCD1 gene encoding 1-phosphatidylinositol 4,5-bisphosphate phosphodiesterase delta-1 isoform X1 yields the protein MQCFGVRRPSRRLSRSRELYLQEQSLKVAALNGQRLGLQDDKDLQALLKGGQLLKVKSSSWRRERFYKLQEDCKTIWQESRKVMRTPESQLFSIEDIQEVRMGHRTEGLEKFARDVPENRCFSIVFKDQRSTLDLIAPSPADAQHWVQGLSKIIHHSGSMDQRQKLRHWIHSCLRKADKNKDNKMSFKELQNFLKELNIQVDDSYARKIFKECDHSQTDSLEDEEIETFYKILTQRKEIDRTFEEATGSKETLSVDQLVTFLQHQQREEEAGPALALSLIERYEPSETAKAQRQMTKDGFLMYLLSADGSAFDLAHRRVYQDMDQPLSHYLVSSSHNTYLLEDQLTGPSSTEAYIRALCKGCRCLELDCWDGPNQEPIIYHGYTFTSKILFCDVVRAIRDYAFKASPYPVILSLENHCSLEQQRVMARHLRALLGPMLLDRPLDGVVTSLPSPEQLRGKILLKGKKLGGLFPPGGEGGPEATVVSDEDEAAEMEDEAVRSQVQHKSKEDKLRLAKELSDMVIYCKSVHFRGFPSPGTSGQAFYEMSSFSENRALRLLQESGNSFVRHNVDHLSRIYPAGWRTDSSNYSPVEMWNGGCQIVALNFQTPGSEMDVYQGRFLDNGACGYVLKPAFLRDPNSTFNSRALAQGPWWTPKRLNVRVISGQQLPKVNKNKNSIVDPKVTVEIHGVSRDMASRQTAVVTNNGFNPWWDTEFEFEVAVPELALVRFVVEDYDASSKNDFIGQSTIPLKSLKQGYRHIHLLSKNGDQHPSATLFVKVALRD from the exons ATGCAGTGCTTTGGGGTCCGGAGGCCGAGCCGGAGACTGAGCCGCTCCAGAGAGCTCTACTTGCAGGAACAGAGCCTCAAGGTGGCAGCGCTCAATGGGCAGAGGCTGG GCCTACAGGATGACAAGGACCTACAGGCACTGCTGAAGGGCGGCCAGCTCTTGAAGGTGAAGTCCAGCTCATGGCGGAGAGAACGCTTCTACAAGCTGCAAGAGGACTGCAAGACCATCTGGCAGGAGTCCCGCAAGGTCATGAGGACCCCGGAATCCCAGCTGT TCTCCATCGAGGACATCCAGGAGGTGCGGATGGGGCACCGCACAGAGGGCCTGGAGAAGTTTGCTCGGGATGTGCCTGAGAACCGCTGCTTCTCCATCGTCTTCAAGGACCAGCGCAGTACTCTAGACCTCATTGCCCCATCACCAGCCGATGCCCAGCACTGGGTGCAGGGCCTGAGCAAGATTATCCACCACTCGGGCTCCATGGACCAGCGGCAGAAGCTGCGACA CTGGATTCATTCCTGCTTGCGAAAAGCTGACAAAAACAAGGACAACAAGATGAGCTTCAAAGAGCTACAAAACTTTCTGAAGGAGCTCAACATCCAGGTGGACGACAGCTATGCCCGAAAGATCTTCAAG GAATGTGACCATTCTCAGACAGACTCCCTGGAGGATGAGGAGATCGAGACCTTCTACAAGATACTGACCCAGAGGAAGGAGATCGACCGCACCTTCGAGGAGGCCACGGGCTCCAAGGAGACCCTGTCGGTCGATCAGTTGGTGACCTTCTTGCAGCACCAGCAGCgggaggaggaggcggggccTGCACTGGCTCTCTCCCTCATTGAGCGCTACGAACCCAGCGAGACGG CCAAGGCGCAGCGTCAGATGACCAAGGACGGCTTTCTCATGTACCTGCTCTCGGCTGACGGCAGCGCCTTCGACCTGGCGCACCGGCGCGTCTACCAGGACATGGACCAGCCGCTCAGCCACTACCTGGTGTCGTCCTCGCACAACACCTACCTGCTGGAAGACCAGCTCACCGGTCCCAGCAGCACAGAAGCCTACATCCG GGCGCTGTGCAAAGGCTGCCGCTGCCTGGAGCTCGACTGCTGGGATGGGCCCAACCAGGAGCCGATCATCTATCATGGCTACACCTTCACCTCCAAGATCCTCTTCTGCGACGTGGTCAGGGCCATCCGGGACTACGCCTTCAAG GCATCCCCCTACCCCGTCATCCTGTCCTTGGAGAACCACTGCAGCCTGGAGCAGCAGCGCGTGATGGCACGACACCTGCGCGCCCTCCTGGGGCCCATGCTATTGGATCGGCCATTGGATGGGGTCGTCACCAGCCTGCCTTCCCCTGAG CAACTGAGGGGGAAGATCTTGCTAAAGGGGAAGAAGCTTGGCGGGCTCTTCCCTCCTGGAGGAGAAGGCGGCCCAGAGGCCACTGTGGTGTCAGACGAGGATGAGGCTGCTGAGATGGAGGACGAGGCAGTGAGGAGCCAAGTGCAGCACAAGTCCAAG GAGGACAAGCTCAGGCTAGCGAAGGAACTCTCCGACATGGTCATTTACTGCAAGAGCGTCCACTTTCGGGGCTTCCCCAGCCCTGGCACCTCTGGGCAGGCTTTCTATGAGATGTCATCCTTCTCTGAGAACCGCGCCCTCCGACTGCTCCAAGAATCAG GAAACAGCTTTGTCCGCCACAATGTGGATCACCTGAGCAGGATCTACCCCGCTGGGTGGAGAACAGACTCCTCAAACTACAGCCCCGTGGAGATGTGGAATGGGGGCTGCCAAATCG TGGCCCTGAACTTCcagactcctgggtcagagatGGATGTATACCAGGGGCGCTTCCTGGACAATGGAGCCTGTGGGTACGTGCTGAAGCCTGCCTTCCTGCGAGACCCTAACTCCACCTTCAACTCCCGTGCCCTGGCCCAGGGCCCCTGGTGGACTCCAAAACGACTCAATGTCAGG GTCATCTCAGGGCAGCAGCTGCCAAAAGTCAACAAGAATAAGAATTCAATCGTGGACCCCAAGGTGACAGTGGAGATCCATGGCGTGAGCCGGGACATGGCCAGCCGCCAGACCGCTGTGGTCACCAATAATG GTTTCAACCCATGGTGGGACACGGAGTTTGAGTTTGAGGTGGCTGTGCCTGAGCTTGCCCTCGTGCGCTTTGTGGTGGAGGACTACGATGCCTCCTCCAAGAACGACTTCATTGGCCAGAGCACCATCCCCTTGAAAAGCCTCAAGCAGG GATACCGCCACATCCACCTCCTCTCCAAGAACGGAGACCAGCACCCGTCTGCCACCCTCTTTGTGAAGGTGGCCCTCCGGGACTAG
- the PLCD1 gene encoding 1-phosphatidylinositol 4,5-bisphosphate phosphodiesterase delta-1 isoform X2 translates to MDSGRDFLTLHGLQDDKDLQALLKGGQLLKVKSSSWRRERFYKLQEDCKTIWQESRKVMRTPESQLFSIEDIQEVRMGHRTEGLEKFARDVPENRCFSIVFKDQRSTLDLIAPSPADAQHWVQGLSKIIHHSGSMDQRQKLRHWIHSCLRKADKNKDNKMSFKELQNFLKELNIQVDDSYARKIFKECDHSQTDSLEDEEIETFYKILTQRKEIDRTFEEATGSKETLSVDQLVTFLQHQQREEEAGPALALSLIERYEPSETAKAQRQMTKDGFLMYLLSADGSAFDLAHRRVYQDMDQPLSHYLVSSSHNTYLLEDQLTGPSSTEAYIRALCKGCRCLELDCWDGPNQEPIIYHGYTFTSKILFCDVVRAIRDYAFKASPYPVILSLENHCSLEQQRVMARHLRALLGPMLLDRPLDGVVTSLPSPEQLRGKILLKGKKLGGLFPPGGEGGPEATVVSDEDEAAEMEDEAVRSQVQHKSKEDKLRLAKELSDMVIYCKSVHFRGFPSPGTSGQAFYEMSSFSENRALRLLQESGNSFVRHNVDHLSRIYPAGWRTDSSNYSPVEMWNGGCQIVALNFQTPGSEMDVYQGRFLDNGACGYVLKPAFLRDPNSTFNSRALAQGPWWTPKRLNVRVISGQQLPKVNKNKNSIVDPKVTVEIHGVSRDMASRQTAVVTNNGFNPWWDTEFEFEVAVPELALVRFVVEDYDASSKNDFIGQSTIPLKSLKQGYRHIHLLSKNGDQHPSATLFVKVALRD, encoded by the exons GCCTACAGGATGACAAGGACCTACAGGCACTGCTGAAGGGCGGCCAGCTCTTGAAGGTGAAGTCCAGCTCATGGCGGAGAGAACGCTTCTACAAGCTGCAAGAGGACTGCAAGACCATCTGGCAGGAGTCCCGCAAGGTCATGAGGACCCCGGAATCCCAGCTGT TCTCCATCGAGGACATCCAGGAGGTGCGGATGGGGCACCGCACAGAGGGCCTGGAGAAGTTTGCTCGGGATGTGCCTGAGAACCGCTGCTTCTCCATCGTCTTCAAGGACCAGCGCAGTACTCTAGACCTCATTGCCCCATCACCAGCCGATGCCCAGCACTGGGTGCAGGGCCTGAGCAAGATTATCCACCACTCGGGCTCCATGGACCAGCGGCAGAAGCTGCGACA CTGGATTCATTCCTGCTTGCGAAAAGCTGACAAAAACAAGGACAACAAGATGAGCTTCAAAGAGCTACAAAACTTTCTGAAGGAGCTCAACATCCAGGTGGACGACAGCTATGCCCGAAAGATCTTCAAG GAATGTGACCATTCTCAGACAGACTCCCTGGAGGATGAGGAGATCGAGACCTTCTACAAGATACTGACCCAGAGGAAGGAGATCGACCGCACCTTCGAGGAGGCCACGGGCTCCAAGGAGACCCTGTCGGTCGATCAGTTGGTGACCTTCTTGCAGCACCAGCAGCgggaggaggaggcggggccTGCACTGGCTCTCTCCCTCATTGAGCGCTACGAACCCAGCGAGACGG CCAAGGCGCAGCGTCAGATGACCAAGGACGGCTTTCTCATGTACCTGCTCTCGGCTGACGGCAGCGCCTTCGACCTGGCGCACCGGCGCGTCTACCAGGACATGGACCAGCCGCTCAGCCACTACCTGGTGTCGTCCTCGCACAACACCTACCTGCTGGAAGACCAGCTCACCGGTCCCAGCAGCACAGAAGCCTACATCCG GGCGCTGTGCAAAGGCTGCCGCTGCCTGGAGCTCGACTGCTGGGATGGGCCCAACCAGGAGCCGATCATCTATCATGGCTACACCTTCACCTCCAAGATCCTCTTCTGCGACGTGGTCAGGGCCATCCGGGACTACGCCTTCAAG GCATCCCCCTACCCCGTCATCCTGTCCTTGGAGAACCACTGCAGCCTGGAGCAGCAGCGCGTGATGGCACGACACCTGCGCGCCCTCCTGGGGCCCATGCTATTGGATCGGCCATTGGATGGGGTCGTCACCAGCCTGCCTTCCCCTGAG CAACTGAGGGGGAAGATCTTGCTAAAGGGGAAGAAGCTTGGCGGGCTCTTCCCTCCTGGAGGAGAAGGCGGCCCAGAGGCCACTGTGGTGTCAGACGAGGATGAGGCTGCTGAGATGGAGGACGAGGCAGTGAGGAGCCAAGTGCAGCACAAGTCCAAG GAGGACAAGCTCAGGCTAGCGAAGGAACTCTCCGACATGGTCATTTACTGCAAGAGCGTCCACTTTCGGGGCTTCCCCAGCCCTGGCACCTCTGGGCAGGCTTTCTATGAGATGTCATCCTTCTCTGAGAACCGCGCCCTCCGACTGCTCCAAGAATCAG GAAACAGCTTTGTCCGCCACAATGTGGATCACCTGAGCAGGATCTACCCCGCTGGGTGGAGAACAGACTCCTCAAACTACAGCCCCGTGGAGATGTGGAATGGGGGCTGCCAAATCG TGGCCCTGAACTTCcagactcctgggtcagagatGGATGTATACCAGGGGCGCTTCCTGGACAATGGAGCCTGTGGGTACGTGCTGAAGCCTGCCTTCCTGCGAGACCCTAACTCCACCTTCAACTCCCGTGCCCTGGCCCAGGGCCCCTGGTGGACTCCAAAACGACTCAATGTCAGG GTCATCTCAGGGCAGCAGCTGCCAAAAGTCAACAAGAATAAGAATTCAATCGTGGACCCCAAGGTGACAGTGGAGATCCATGGCGTGAGCCGGGACATGGCCAGCCGCCAGACCGCTGTGGTCACCAATAATG GTTTCAACCCATGGTGGGACACGGAGTTTGAGTTTGAGGTGGCTGTGCCTGAGCTTGCCCTCGTGCGCTTTGTGGTGGAGGACTACGATGCCTCCTCCAAGAACGACTTCATTGGCCAGAGCACCATCCCCTTGAAAAGCCTCAAGCAGG GATACCGCCACATCCACCTCCTCTCCAAGAACGGAGACCAGCACCCGTCTGCCACCCTCTTTGTGAAGGTGGCCCTCCGGGACTAG